The genomic interval CATGCCCGTCAAGTTTGACCGGACTCTCTACAACGGCCACAGTGGCTACAACCCGGCCACGGGCATCTTCACCTGCCCCGTGGGCGGGGTCTACTACTTCGCCTACCACGTGCACGTCAAGGGCACCAACGTGTGGGTGGCCCTCTACAAGAACAACGTGCCAGCCACGTACACCTACGACGAGTACAAGAAGGGCTACCTGGACCAGGCGTCCGGCGGCGCTGTGCTGCAGCTGCGGCCCAACGACCAGGTCTGGGTGCAGATGCCCTCGGACCAGGCCAATGGCCTCTACTCCACCGAGTACATCCACTCCTCCTTCTCGGGATTCTTGCTGTGTCCCACATAACCCGCGCTGCCCTGGCCTCCTCCTCTTTAGTGGTAGAGAGACCTTCTCACTTACCAAGAACctccatttaaagaaaaaaccaAAGACTGGAACAGAGGCGGGCACAAAGGCGGCCGCGGCCTCGGCCTGGGGAGGCTGACTGGGATTCTTCCCACGCAGGCTGAGGTTTCTTTCTGGAAGAAGCTGGCCTGAGTTCCTCTCCCCCACTTGTCTGTGCGGTGGCGGGGGTTGTGCCCCCATcctgccctgcctggccccctggcAGGGCCCCAGGACGCTCCGCCCGGCTGGTGGAGACCCCTGCCCCCTTGTGAGTCCTGGGCTCTGCCGGGCGGTGAAGGCGGCTGCTTCTCAGTGAGTCAGCGGTGAGAGGGGGCTGAGCGGCCCCCTCCATTCCCCTGGGGAGACATActcccaggccctgcccagcCTGCTGGTCCCCAGAGGGCACCTGCTCAAGGGATGGGGCGTGGCCTCCCTCAGTTCTTGGCTGGGGCTCTTCCAGGGGCCCTGGGACCTCCAGCTTAAGAGGATGGATCTCCCGAAGAGTTCTTGTTTCTCtccaggggaagggggagggggggacCGTGGCGGTGGCCAGTGTGGACACCTGTCGGGACTGCAGCCCCAGCGGTGGGGCTGTCCCGGTGGGTACGGGTGCGTGACCGCTCCTGCTGGCTCCTGGGCAGTGCTGACCCCCACTCACCGCTCAGGCCGCAGCCACGGACAACGGTGGTTTGTGAGGGGTAGGGGTGTGGGCCTGGAGCAGGATGACCGTTCTTCATGTTCATCTCCATCCGCAAGGCTGCCCCCACTATTTTTGACTTTGCTCAGTGTGAGGGCAGCCGCCCTGGCCCCTGGGGTGCCCACAGGAGGCAGGGCTGGCAATCAGCGAGCATGAGTATTCCTCCCTGTCTCTCCTTTCACCTGCTGAGGGAGAGCCGCTTTACTGACAAAATCGTAAGGGGTGCTTGCCAGCCCACCCCCAGTAGCCCCACGGCCGAGAGCTTCCCGTTCACCCGCAGAACAAGGTTCACACAAGAGCGCGGATGAAGGCACCCCGCCGCTTCTCCTTAGAAAGAGCCACATGTGGGTGTGCGTCGACTCCAGGGGTTAATCTGCAGGGTCTTCCTCTCCTTCCACTGTCTGGTTCCAATTTCCTCAGGGCCCAGGAGGCTGAGGCCCTGAGAAAAAGGGTGCCAACAGGCCCCTTTGGGATGAGTTGGACGTTACTGCCATTTTCCCCAATCAGAGTGCCCCACTGCAGGAAACACGCAagacctccttccctccccttggCCCCTAGTTCAAGCTGAGTGGATATCGCTGAGATGAGGACCCAGCGTGGATGTGCTGCAGCTCTGGCTCGCACCCTGCCTGGCCGTGCTGAGGAAGGAGGTTGATCACCGACTTCTGACTCGTTATGCTGAGGCTCCTTCCGGCCTCGGGGCTGGCCTCCTCCCCACAGCTGCTCCAAATCAAGCAGACCCTTTGACCGCTTGTTTTAacttcaaaaggagaaaagaaaacccaaatctGCCCAAGTGGCACTTCAAGAGCAGGTTGGGCTAGGGTGGGTTTCTTATCCATCAGCTCCATGGGAACTAAGTCTTAAATCATACCTCGTGGGGGCCACCTGCTCAGCATCCTTATTGAGTCAAAGCCACTGCCATTTGACCTGTTAGGAAGGGTTCTGATGGGTGGAAATGCACCAGCTCCCAGTAAAGTCCAGGGCCCTGAGGAGGGTACGGGgagccaaaaaacaaaaggagCTGTTTCACAGAACTGAGTTTCTGCTAAGTGCCATTCCTAAAGCCTTTGGGGAGAGGTGGGTAGTGTTTCCAAAAAGTTTATGGGACTTTAGTTCCAGGTGTCCACTTAACTGATTAGCTTTGATAAACTATGTCGGGTTTTAACAATGAAAACTACATTACCTTGTGCATTTTTGTATTctgattcctcattttttttttttttaaaaagattaaggtTTAAATGTTTTCCATTAGTAATTTCATTTCTAACCTGGTATAGGAAGCTTAGTTCCCTACATACCTATTATGTGCCCTGTGTCACAGGAGATTCGGGAAAAATGCACTTggaaatctaaaagaaaatgggacttctttttgaaaagaaaaacaatggtaTTGACTGTATTGACACAATCTCAATAAAGCCTGTTGTATAAACAGCACTCTGCTGAAACTGGCCTTGATGCAGAGGCGTCTTGAGCCTCTTTGATTTCATAAAGCAGCTGGGGAGCTCTCTGGGACTCTCGTTCTGCACCTTCTCAAGGAGCAGGCCTtcttccccagcccccagccagggGTTCTACCACGACCGCATCAGAAATGCTCAGTTCTCCAAAGCTGCCTGGGCCCTGCACCAAGTAAATGCCAGGAGGCGTTTTAAGAAACCAAACTGGGGtggggacggaggtgggaggggggatcgggatggggaatacatgtaaatccatggctgattcatatcaatgtatggcaaaaaccactacaatattgtaattagcctccaactaataaaaataaatggaaaaaaaaagaaattaaaaaaaagaaagaaaccaaactaAGGCAGTGGCTGGAGCTGGGGGAGATGGGTCAAGCTTCCTTGGAACATTCCTGCAAGCGCTCAGGGGTAGTGGAGCATGACTGCTGGCTCAGGATCCCAAGGGCCAAGTTTCAACATCTGATACACATGATGAATGAAATCAGGGATCGCTGCTCCTGTGGGCGGGGCTGGTGCCAGGCCCAGGGCGGAAGGCAGGGCTCGGGGAGTGGCCCAAGGCGGGAGGCAGGGCTCGGGGAGCGGTCCTAGGAGAAAGCACCTGCCCCACAGCCTGCCACACGCGGGGATCTGGACCACAGACCTGAGGCCAGTCAAGGCCCTGAAAAGTCCTGGGGTCTTCCCCAGCCTGGAGGGACCCTGTCCTGACTGAAAGCAGACCTGCCCAGCAATCCTAAAACCTCAGGCTAGCTGCAGGGCTGGGCACAGATCTCCACCGAGGCTGGAAAAGCCCTCAAGTTTAAGGTGAGGTGCCCtcttcatttccattttcctttcttcaaaACGGATGGTGTATAGACCTTCCCGGCAGGCCAAGGCCCTTGACGGAGGCCCAAGATGCAGAgtaagggccccccccccccatactgAAAGGTCAGCAATCTGGTGACCCAAAGTTTCCTTTACAGCCTCCTACAGGGTTCTGGTTCCTGGCCCAGCGGCACCTGGGTCCTATCTGGGGGGCAACCTATTAAGTCAGGTTCTCTAAGAGCAGGAATATCTGACTTCTTCCTGCCCACTGCCTGGGCCACTCTGAGAAAGTACCAAACTGTGCCTGCTCTCTTCCTGGCTGGACAACTGGAGGAATTTGCCTCCACCACCCAGCAGGTGGGTCCCTGGCTCCTAggagtgaggctcagagaagtgctAGGCACAAAAGGTCAAGGTAAGGGGAAGAATTCATCCACTGTGGAGGAGAAACACAAGAAACAGTGGTGGGACTTACCAAGAACTGTTTATTGCTCTGTGATTCTCTCTGGAAGCTGTTCACAAGACCCACGACGGCCAAGGGCCGGGTGTGCATCTCAACTGGCTAGATCCATGTGCCCACCTCCTGATCCGTATAAACTGGGCACTCAGGGCCCAAAGACAGGCTTCTGGCAAACTGGCTAAATCCCAACAAGGAGAAATGATGCTGCAGATCACTTCCACCTCCCCAAATCCCATGTCCTAGATAATCAAGGAAAACCTGCCCTGGTCCCTCATGTCTGACTGAGGACCCAGGAGCACCGAGGCTCTGCAGAAGGCAGGAACCCAGCACCAGAAGGCACCCGTCCCTCCCCAGAATAGACTCTGGCCCCAAGGTGCACTCTGCCCACGCGGCAGGAAGACTGAAGCAGGGAGCCGAGCCTGAGGACGCCCAGGGTTTCCAATGTGTCCTGCTGGTCCTGCTGCATGTGCCGGGGCCTTAGCAGCTGAGGCCCTCACAGATGCTTCTGGAAGACCCGGTGCAGGCTCTGGGCCAGGACGTCAGTCTCCTCGTAGCCTTCGCAGCTTTGCTGCCAGCTCTCGGGCACCTGTTCCATGCCATAGTAGGCGCCAGCGATGGCCCCGGCCATGGTGGCAATGGTGTCCGTGTCCCCACCGAGAGAGATGGAATAGATGAGAGTCCTTTGGAGGCTGTTGAAGGCAGAGGGGATCTCGGGGTCGGGATCCATGCAGCGCAGGAAGCAATAGATGGCGGTGGGCACAGATTCAAAGGCGGCAATGCCGTTCCCTGTGGGGAGGCCACAATATGGGAACTTGACCCCTACTCCTGGGCCCCATGGTGTCCCCAAGTTTCCTGCCACTTGTCACAAGTCAACCCTCTCGGCTTCAAGTTGGGCTGGGATTAAGATCACAGCCTGGGTTTAAACCTCGGCTTGCCCACCTATTGACTGTGTGCTTCCTGTATCTTGGCTTTAGCTCCGTGTGCAGAGAGGGAATAAAGTTAGGAACTTTAGCAGGGCTGGTGTGAGGGTGAAACGAAATCCTAGAGATAAAGCACTCTGCACAGTGCCCAAAACACAGTAAAAATGCTGTATGAATAAACATCAGTTATCACCATTAGCCGTAAAAACAACTAGCGGCCAGCTGCCATTTCTGGATGTTGCAGGTTGAGGGTACTGTTGCCCTAAAGAAGGTGCTGTGCCCACAGCCTGCCAAGGACCCTCCAGAGTATGGTGCTCCTGTTACGGCAGCCCCAGCAAAAGTGTATTAGTGGCAGGAGTGACTCTAGGCACCCCTCCCATTCCATCCACGAGCCCAGGACTAACCCTGAAGGGTGATGGGTCGGGGGCAGGGGGCTACCCACCTAGCTGGGACACCACCTCCTCTCTGGTCACTGAGTCCTGGTCTAGAAGCTCCCCGATCTTCTTCAGTCGGCTGGAGTACGGATGCTCCTCCATGCCCAACCTGTGGATGGGGGCGAGGTTGCAGGGAGGTCGGAGCCGGCAGGGGAGAGCCGgcaggatggggagggtggggcagggatGTGGTCAGGCTGACACCCAGGCACAGATGCCAGGGCAAGAAGCGGGAAGGGCTGGGGGGGTGCCGGCTGGTTTGTTCTCTGGGACCCAGAGAGCCCTGAAGCACAGCCCAGGCAAAgggctcctcccacccctccttaGGACCTGCAATTAAAGAAGGAAGGTTtcaaagacttcccaggtggtccagtggctaagattccgcactcccaatgcagggggcctgggctcaatccatggtcagggaactagatcccacatgccgttaACTAAGAGTTcaggtgctgcaactaaagatcccgcatgctgcgaggaagatcgaagatccctcatgctgccactaagacctGGCGCATATAATATTATTAACATTAATATTCAAATTAATACTTAATATTAAGTTAATACTTAATAGAAACATCTGTATtcattaaatatgtattaaataagtAGTGACATGTATTAAATAAGTAgtaatacatatttaataaatacatattttaaaaaagaaggcttCCGCTTGAGGCAATGCCATCCCACCAGCATACACATGCACAAGACACGCGCCCCCCAGCCCGCCTACTCACTCCCGGGCATCCAGCATGGCCTGGGCATCACTCTCCAGCTCTTCCATGTGGCCCAGGAGCTGTTGGAGGAAGTGCTCGCTGGACGACTCACCCTGCAAGGCTAGGTGCACAGCCAGGGCCTGCAGGATGGCACCGTTGTAACCCAGGGAGGAGGCGTGTGTCAGCTGAGCCGAGAGCCGGGCAAACTAGGGCATAGGCAAGGGAGGCGAAGACCTGTGGTCACGGCACCCAGGCggcggaggagggagggagggacgagAGGGCCCAGGAGCCAACCTGCCCGGACTATACCTTCTGCACATCCTGGACGCTGCTATAGGCTAGGGAGATGCCAGCCACCCGCATGGCACCCCCGTTGCCGTAGGAACCTTTGCCATTAAACTGGGCGCGGGCAGGCTCAAAGACATCCCGGCATTTGGGGCTTAGGAGCTTCCTGAAGACAGTGATCACTCCAGCACCGTAACCCCGGTCAGGGTCCTTCTTGTACTCCTGAGCAAACCTAGGGGCGAGAAGGCCACAGGATCACAATTTAAGAGATGCCTGCCATGGCTGGGAGAGAAGAAACCTGGCTGGTTTGGGGGAAGAGAGGAATCCTGGAGCTGTCACTTCTAGTTTGGGAAGCTGCAGCGGCCCAACAGACGGTGTCCTGCCGCGGGGTCTGGGGGAGGGTGTCCTGGCATGCACGGACATTGCTGCGCTGGTCGAGGGGTGCGATAACGCTGCCCACCTGATTGGCCTCACCCTGGGACCGCTGCCCTCACCTGTGAGCCATGTCCACCTCGTCGAAGGCCTCCTTGGCCAGCAGGGACTGCACCAGCGCCCTGGCCATGGCTGTGTCATCTGTGTAGCACAGTGCTTCTGCAGGGACAGGGCGGGGGACAGAGATGGAGCTGCAGGGCTCA from Dama dama isolate Ldn47 chromosome 20, ASM3311817v1, whole genome shotgun sequence carries:
- the ADPRS gene encoding ADP-ribosylhydrolase ARH3 isoform X1, producing MAAAAAAAAMTAAGCGGAGAARSLSRFRGCLAGALLGDCVGAVYEARDTVDLTSVLRQVQDLEPDPGSPGSARTEALCYTDDTAMARALVQSLLAKEAFDEVDMAHRFAQEYKKDPDRGYGAGVITVFRKLLSPKCRDVFEPARAQFNGKGSYGNGGAMRVAGISLAYSSVQDVQKFARLSAQLTHASSLGYNGAILQALAVHLALQGESSSEHFLQQLLGHMEELESDAQAMLDARELGMEEHPYSSRLKKIGELLDQDSVTREEVVSQLGNGIAAFESVPTAIYCFLRCMDPDPEIPSAFNSLQRTLIYSISLGGDTDTIATMAGAIAGAYYGMEQVPESWQQSCEGYEETDVLAQSLHRVFQKHL
- the ADPRS gene encoding ADP-ribosylhydrolase ARH3 isoform X2 translates to MAAAAAAAAMTAAGCGGAGAARSLSRFRGCLAGALLGDCVGAVYEARDTVDLTSVLRQVQDLEPDPGSPGSARTEALCYTDDTAMARALVQSLLAKEAFDEVDMAHRFAQEYKKDPDRGYGAGVITVFRKLLSPKCRDVFEPARAQFNGKGSYGNGGAMRVAGISLAYSSVQDVQKLLGHMEELESDAQAMLDARELGMEEHPYSSRLKKIGELLDQDSVTREEVVSQLGNGIAAFESVPTAIYCFLRCMDPDPEIPSAFNSLQRTLIYSISLGGDTDTIATMAGAIAGAYYGMEQVPESWQQSCEGYEETDVLAQSLHRVFQKHL